The Paenibacillus dendritiformis region TATGAGGAGAGAACATTATGATGAATGGTGTGGTCAATATGGAAAAAGACCGTGACACAACGAAGAGGACTCGATACGCTCGCAAAATAGGCCGAATGGGCAATAGTTTAGGGATTAGTTTACCAAAGAGACTTGCAGAAAAAATGAATGTTACACAGGGTGACGAGATTGAATTTTTCGAAAATGACCAGGGAGAAATCGTAATCAAAAAGGTTTGGAAATCGAATTTGCCTGAACATGTGCGGCCTGAAGTGTTAGAAGCATTTTATGATGTTTTTCATGAGGATAAGGACATATTTAATGACCTAAGGGACCGATAAATGGTAAAGTATTTGACCAAAGAAGAAGTGGTGGCCGGACACTACTTCATGATGAAGCAGATGCGCGATATGGAACAAGCGGGCGTTAAAGATCATCCTCTTCTTGAATCTGCCGTTTATAGGCCGCAGCAAAGTGTATTTGGCGAGGATGCGTATCCAACATTATTTGAGAAAGCAGCTGCGTTGGTTGATTCTTTGGCTAAAAACCATTGCTTTCATAATGGCAATAAACGAACGGCTTATTTATCTGTAAAATCATTCCTTAAAATTAATGGCTATCATCTAAAAATGGAACGGGAATTTGCAGTGAATTTCATGGTAGACATTGTAAATGGGAAATATTCTATTGCAGATATGGCTCAAATTTTTGCAGAAAATTGCATCAAAATGTAAGATGGGGCGGCGGGGATATCTAGCTGTAATTATTGCATGATCGAACCGGTTATTTCGGAACACTATCGCGAATGGAAGCGACGCAATCATTCCAGAACTCTTTAGATTATTTTGAAAAGGGGTTATATCCCCTGCCAATCGCTTGTATGGTACCGTCAATTTCGTCCTCTATGACGCCTTTGGCGGTACTTTTGCGTTCAAAGAATGTTGCCCCTGTACGTTTGCCGATTCCGAACAACCAGTGTATTTTACCCAAATTCACCATGCAGCTAATTTGCCCGAAATGAAACCTCCCTCCCCATTTTCCTGTATTATAAGATAAGATGGAATCTATTCGAGGGGGAGCTCAGCATGGGAATCTTGTCGAGGTTCAGGGATATTATGGCGAGCAATGTGAATGCTTTATTGGATAAGGCGGAAGACCCGGAGAAGACGATTGATCAGTATATGCGGAGCTTGCACCAGGACCTGGGCAAGGTGAAGGCGGAGACGGCTTCGGTGCTGGCGGACGAGGGCAGGGCCCGCAGGGCGTTGGATGAATGCAATGCCGAGATCCGCAAGCTGCAGCGTTACGCGGAGAAGTCCGTGGAAGCCGGCAAGAAAGAGGATGCGCTCAAGTTCCTCGAGAGGAAGGCAGCGCTGGCAGGGAAGAAGGGTGAATTGCAAACCGCCTATGAATTGGCTTCGGCCAACGCCGCAAAGATGAAGCAAATGCAGGATAAGCTGATATCGGATATCGGCCGGCTGGAAGCGAGGCATGCGGAGCTGAAAGGAAAGCTGGCGGCTGCCAAAATGAATTCCGGCGGCTCTTCCTTAGGCGATGTCAATTCCTCGTTCGATGCCTTGGAAGAGAAGGCGAATCGCGCCTTGGACGAAGCGATGGCCCTGGCCGAGCTTCGGGCAGGAGCGAAGGAAGACGATCTGGATGACCTGATTGCGCAATTGGAGAAGGATCTGCGCACGAATGCGAATACAACCACCAATGCGGAAGATGAATTGGCTGCACTCAAAGAGAAATTGAACAAGAAGGAATAATGGCTTCTTTGTAATAGGGGTGAGCAGATGCCGGTTATCGAATATAAATGCCCGAACTGCGGCAGCGGGATGGAGTTCAATGCGGAAACGGGAATGCTAGCCTGCCGAAGCTGCGGAAGGGAAGACAATATCGAGCAAATTCCCGATCCTTTGACGAAGCAAGTGTTTTCGGAAGAAGATAAGACTAAGGAATATCACTGCAACAGCTGCGGAGCCGTCATTATGACGGATGCGGAGACGAGCGCAACCAACTGCAGCTTCTGCGGTTCGGCCGTCGTGCTGGGCGATCGGCTGACCGGGGAACTGGCCCCGGCGAAGGTGATTCCTTTTTCCATCAGCAAGGAACAAGCGATGAAGGCTTTCCGCAAATGGTGCCGAGGTGGTCTGGTAACGCCACGCGGGTTCATGACGGCGGATCGAATCAAAGGAATCACCGGGTTGTATGTGCCGTTTTGGCTGTATGATCTCCATAACGAAGTTGAGGCATATGCCCGCGCCACGAGATTAAGCACGTACACTTCGGGAGATTACGAGTATACCAAAACAGATTATTATGACGTATACCGAGAAATCCATCTTGATTATGTAAGGGTGCCGATTGACGCATCGAAGAAAATGAATGATGAACTGATGGATAAATTGGAGCCTTTTCCTTATGATAAGCTGGAACGCTTCAAAACGCCGTATCTGGCCGGTTACATTGCCGAAAAGTACAGCTATAACGAGGAACAGCTATACCCCCGGGTGAAGCATAAGGTAGAAGACTATATCCGCTCTTATATTAAGTCTACGGTGTCGGGATATACGACTGTGAACTATACCGATGTCAACATTGATACCGAGCTGGAGCGTGCCGATTATGTCCTGCTTCCGGTATGGATGGTGAACTATGACTACAATAAAAAGGAGTATACGTTTGCCATGAATGGCCAGACGGGCAAGGTGGTTGGCAAGCCTCCAATTAGCAAGGGAAAAGTGGCCGCATGGTTTGCCGGGATTTCGGCCGCCTCCTTCCTGATCATGCACGCGGTGTCCTCCTGGGTTTTGGGAGGTGGATTGTGGTGAGAAGGAAGAGAGCGATCCTCGCCTACCTGTTCTTCTTCCTCATGATGCTGGCCATTCCGATGGACATCATTGCGGGTGAAGCGGCCGCGACGAACGAAAAGCAGTTGATTTTCGATACAGCGGAGCTGCTTACTTCGCAGGAGATTGAAGAGCTGAACGCGTTGGCGAATCAATACGGAGCCGAGCGGGAAACAGATTTTATCATTGTTACGATCAACGGCCCGGAAGCTTATGACGTGAAGGCAATGACGCAGGATTTCTATGATAATTATGGGCCCGGTTACGATAAGCCGCATGGCAATGCCGCCATTTTGATGGTGGACATGACGCATCGGGAAGTGTACCTGGCCGGATTTTATAAAGCGAAGACCTATCTGGATGATGACAGACTGGACAAAATACGAAGAAAGATATCATCAGATATGTCAGATGGCGAATACAAGCTTGCCTTTCAAAAATATATCCAATTGGCGCATAAATATATGGGATTCCGCCCAGAGGTGAACCCGGACAATCTCTTCTTCAATACGTGGGTGCAATTAGGCATCGCGCTGGTC contains the following coding sequences:
- a CDS encoding TFIIB-type zinc ribbon-containing protein, with translation MPVIEYKCPNCGSGMEFNAETGMLACRSCGREDNIEQIPDPLTKQVFSEEDKTKEYHCNSCGAVIMTDAETSATNCSFCGSAVVLGDRLTGELAPAKVIPFSISKEQAMKAFRKWCRGGLVTPRGFMTADRIKGITGLYVPFWLYDLHNEVEAYARATRLSTYTSGDYEYTKTDYYDVYREIHLDYVRVPIDASKKMNDELMDKLEPFPYDKLERFKTPYLAGYIAEKYSYNEEQLYPRVKHKVEDYIRSYIKSTVSGYTTVNYTDVNIDTELERADYVLLPVWMVNYDYNKKEYTFAMNGQTGKVVGKPPISKGKVAAWFAGISAASFLIMHAVSSWVLGGGLW
- a CDS encoding TPM domain-containing protein, whose amino-acid sequence is MRRKRAILAYLFFFLMMLAIPMDIIAGEAAATNEKQLIFDTAELLTSQEIEELNALANQYGAERETDFIIVTINGPEAYDVKAMTQDFYDNYGPGYDKPHGNAAILMVDMTHREVYLAGFYKAKTYLDDDRLDKIRRKISSDMSDGEYKLAFQKYIQLAHKYMGFRPEVNPDNLFFNTWVQLGIALVIGGSVVTLMVLRSGGRVTVNSRTYENSSTSGVVAREDKYLHTNTTRRKIERSSSSGSSGGGGGTTSGGHSHSGSRGSF
- a CDS encoding PspA/IM30 family protein, with translation MGILSRFRDIMASNVNALLDKAEDPEKTIDQYMRSLHQDLGKVKAETASVLADEGRARRALDECNAEIRKLQRYAEKSVEAGKKEDALKFLERKAALAGKKGELQTAYELASANAAKMKQMQDKLISDIGRLEARHAELKGKLAAAKMNSGGSSLGDVNSSFDALEEKANRALDEAMALAELRAGAKEDDLDDLIAQLEKDLRTNANTTTNAEDELAALKEKLNKKE
- a CDS encoding type II toxin-antitoxin system death-on-curing family toxin, which encodes MVKYLTKEEVVAGHYFMMKQMRDMEQAGVKDHPLLESAVYRPQQSVFGEDAYPTLFEKAAALVDSLAKNHCFHNGNKRTAYLSVKSFLKINGYHLKMEREFAVNFMVDIVNGKYSIADMAQIFAENCIKM
- a CDS encoding AbrB/MazE/SpoVT family DNA-binding domain-containing protein, which codes for MMNGVVNMEKDRDTTKRTRYARKIGRMGNSLGISLPKRLAEKMNVTQGDEIEFFENDQGEIVIKKVWKSNLPEHVRPEVLEAFYDVFHEDKDIFNDLRDR